A single window of Drosophila suzukii chromosome 3, CBGP_Dsuzu_IsoJpt1.0, whole genome shotgun sequence DNA harbors:
- the LOC108011497 gene encoding 60S ribosome subunit biogenesis protein NIP7 homolog translates to MKRLTDERAKILFEHLSKYIGTNVKQLIDRPDGTYCFREHRDRVYYVSERILKLSECFGYKQLVCVGTCFGKFSKTNKLKFHITALYYLAPYAQYKVWVKPSFEQQFLYGNHIPKTGLGRITENAGQYQGVVVYSMNDLPLGFGVLARSTTDCKTADPMTTVCFHQSDIGEYIRAEDTLF, encoded by the coding sequence CATTGGCACCAACGTGAAGCAGTTGATCGACCGCCCGGATGGAACCTATTGCTTTCGGGAGCACCGCGACCGGGTTTACTACGTGTCCGAGAGGATCCTGAAGCTGAGCGAGTGCTTCGGCTACAAACAGCTGGTCTGCGTGGGCACCTGCTTCGGCAAGTTCTCCAAGACCAACAAACTGAAGTTCCACATCACTGCGCTCTACTACCTGGCGCCCTACGCCCAGTACAAAGTGTGGGTAAAGCCCTCCTTCGAGCAGCAGTTCCTCTATGGCAACCACATCCCCAAAACCGGACTCGGTCGCATCACGGAGAACGCCGGTCAGTACCAGGGTGTGGTGGTCTACTCCATGAACGATCTGCCCCTGGGATTCGGAGTCCTGGCCCGTTCCACAACGGACTGCAAGACCGCCGATCCCATGACCACCGTCTGCTTCCATCAGTCGGACATCGGCGAGTACATTCGCGCGGAGGACACGCTCTTTTAG